One region of Eupeodes corollae chromosome 1, idEupCoro1.1, whole genome shotgun sequence genomic DNA includes:
- the LOC129938729 gene encoding transmembrane protein 181: MSKPPTDTSGLGYSYHMPSGGLFLRLKSSLSQFSDLFSEFNRYIAPAYHHDRCERSVHMRLYSMHKREFVMVFLGFFTCFGLGIVIGLAGPPITSTSEINDRSILANTSLANDSSILGTGPFAMKTPLMTTYSQQLWLIAKLVTDNNDDETYDKSFQISVGVEGITSKHTPLSILSEDNVRNRTRHLHCERNNCKEFTVVHLGFIDYAHYIITVRFLGLESFHQKYTIKEITFYFKTYSPEFTQIEIWFRFIFLLFTFIVIIWYAHTLRRYPAIDWSIEQKWMSILLPLLLFYDNPFFPAIFLFNSWFPGMLDAVLQATFLCALLMFWLCIYHGLRQNERRFMRFYLPKVIVVLPIWLCAIVLATWEKCNELRDPTYSHFVDTKNYNGFKLFFYIAGVMYIMYLSLLVLRAYTELRSMPYFDMRLKFLTLLMLFVLSITITVTTCRFGFGILEDNFVASLNTTYHSSAQFMCFYGLLNFYLYTMAYVYSPNGRVSLELAVTKDNPAFSMINDSDEEVVYGSEDESRRPLNSGGKNDYDSD, encoded by the exons atgtcgaaaccaccgacagatacttctGGCCTTGGATATTCCTACCACATGCCATCTGGTGGATTGTTTCTACGCCTCAAGAGCTCCCTGTCGCAATTTAGTGATCTCTTCAGTGAGTTCAACAGGTATATTGCTCCAGCTTATCACCACGACCGCTGTGAGCGATCCGTTCACATGCGTCTCTACTCAATGCATAAACGAGAATTCGTCATGGTCTTCCTGGGATTTTTCACGTGCTTCGGTCTGGGCATTGTTATCGGTTTGGCGGGACCGCCCATAACCAGCACCTCGGAGATTAACGACAGGTCCATCTTAGCTAACACATCACTAGCCAATGATTCTAGTATTCTAGGAACGGGGCCCTTCGCAATGAAGACTCCACTTATGACAACGTACTCACAGCAACTTTGGCTAATTGCCAAATTGGTTACTGATAATAATGATG ATGAAACATAtgacaaaagttttcaaatcagTGTCGGAGTTGAGGGTATAACTTCGAAACACACGCCTCTGAGTATCCTTTCTGAGGATAATGTGAGGAATCGAACGAGACACTTGCACTGTGAAAGGAACAATTGCAAGGAGTTCACAGTTGTTCATTTGGGGTTCATTGATTACGCGCATTATATCATTACAGTGAGGTTCCTGGGATTGGAATCATTTCATCAGAAGTATACAATTaaagaaattacattttat TTCAAGACATACAGTCCGGAGTTCACACAAATTGAAATTTGGTTTCGTTTTATATTTCTGTTGTTTACATTTATTGTAATT ATCTGGTATGCGCACACGCTGAGGAGATATCCCGCAATAGATTGGTCCATCGAACAGAAGTGGATGTCTATCTTGTTGCCTTTGCTTCTCTTTTACGATA ATCCCTTCTTCCCAGCGATATTCTTGTTCAACTCCTGGTTTCCGGGAATGTTAGATGCCGTTTTGCAGGCAACCTTCCTTTGTGCCCTGCTAATGTTTTGGCTTTGTATTTACCATGGACTGCGACAAAACGAACGTCGGTTTATGCGATTCTATTTGCCTAAAGTTATTGTAGTTCTACCTATTTGGCTGTGCGCTATTGTCTTAGCAACGTGGGAAAAGTGCAACGAGTTAAGGGATCCAACTTATAGTCATTTTGTCGATACCAAGAACTATAAT GgattcaaattgtttttctacATCGCTGGTGTGATGTACATCATGTATTTGTCTTTATTGGTGCTAAGAGCGTACACAGAATTACGCTCAATGCCATATTTTG atatGCGTCTTAAATTTTTAACGTTACTTATGCTATTCGTCCTATCGATAACCATAACCGTTACAACATGTCGTTTTGGTTTTGGAATTTTAGAAGATAATTTTGTAGCCTCATTGAACACTACGTATCATAGTTCAGCACAATTTATGTGCTTTTAtggacttttaaatttttatctgTACACCATGGCGTATGTGTACTCACCGAATGGACGTGTTTCCTTAG aaTTGGCTGTAACTAAAGATAATCCAGCGTTTTCAATGATAAACGATTCAGACGAAGAAGTCGTATATGGTTCGGAGGATGAATCAAGGCGGCCTTTAAATTCAGGTGGCAAAAATGACTACGACAGTGactga